AATTGCTCGGCCATTACATGAACATCTTGTCCTTTGGGATTATAAGTCATAGCATTGTGAAATGTAAGTCTCACATCCTCAGCAAATTCTTTGGGTGACTTGTACCAGTTCTTGTTCAGCTTAGACTTTACTGTTCCTAGGTCCATTGGATGCTTAATGATGGTATAGTAATCGTGCAAACCGAGACTCTGCACATCTACAGGAGCATCAAACACCCAACCATACTTGTGCTTAATCAATTTATCCAGAAGTGAACTGCAGCTCTTAAAAAACTTGGAACCCGGCCCGAAACCATGAACTGTTTCTCCTCCACCCAGCttctttatatttgtttttgccTTCTTATTACTCTCAGCTGGTGGGAGCTTATCTTTTCCAAGTATGAATTCTGAATTTCGATAAAACTGGTTCGCTTTAGGCgtccttttctctttctccacaTAGTCACTCACACCCTGACTGTTCTCCAACACTGATATACTCAATTGATTCAGAGGCCTAGAAGGCTCACGAGGCACACCAATGGCAGACAGCTCAGGATGAATCTGCTTATCTCCAGCAACCTCGGGATGAATCTGCTTGTCTCCAGCAACCTTATTCATCCCTTCATTAGCCGAACCATGAAAATTACTAGACTCACTTAACTCCCCCTGTTTTGCCTCAATTCTTTTCAACACATTTCTTATAATCTCAAGCTCACTCTCAAGCTTACACCGTAGTTCTCGCACCTCCTGCTTGGACCTCGAGGCCAAATTATTGTTATTCTCATTTTCCACAGCTTTTTCCACAACACCATTTCCAGAGGGTTGGTCTCGAGTGCTCTGCACTGCATCCCCAGCTGCAACCTGCTCGCGATTAAGACATGACGAATCATCAGACGCCACATCAAATCTCGAAATGAGCTGCTTCTGTGTCGGATTCTCGTCCTCTGTCACCGTTGTACAGGGAAGAGGCTGGGGTAAATCGTTATCATTGTCATGATTAACATGACTACTGGCATTAGCGTCATCGATGTCGTTGGTTGCAGCCGTGGTAGTCGGGGCAGTAGAGGTTTCCTTATTTCGGCTATTATCATTATCCTGTTTATTCTCAACGGCAGAGGTTACGGCAGTGGCTGCATCGGCAATtgaatttgtattatttttgttgttcttcctGAGGCCCTTGAAGGCCTTCCTAGTGTAAACCTTACTTTCCACGtatctctgtttctctctaaCACCGTCTCCCTCACCTACTGTAGGACCCGAAGCCATACATGAAACTcaacaaaaaccctaaatatctaaattccccaaaattaaacaaataatacagAACATCCCAGCTGAAAATCTTGTtcgaaaaagataaaaacacaGAGAAATCCCTAAATTTATCCTAAATGATAGAAAGATTAAACCAAAAGCGAAATCCCTAAAGACCGAACAAGGTTTAAATTCCTCCGATCAAACCCTAAAACAACACAGCTACAAACTCAAAAACCCCACATGTAACATGCAGAAAAAATAAGATGAACTGGAAGCTtacagaacaaaaaaaaatggagaacaGTAGGGTTTGTGTGTTGTTCAGTGCCTATGTTGCCACCGGATCTTGCAGTCTCTTCTACGAACACAcacactttctctctctaaaaga
This sequence is a window from Cucurbita pepo subsp. pepo cultivar mu-cu-16 chromosome LG04, ASM280686v2, whole genome shotgun sequence. Protein-coding genes within it:
- the LOC111793009 gene encoding transcription factor GTE4, whose product is MASGPTVGEGDGVREKQRYVESKVYTRKAFKGLRKNNKNNTNSIADAATAVTSAVENKQDNDNSRNKETSTAPTTTAATNDIDDANASSHVNHDNDNDLPQPLPCTTVTEDENPTQKQLISRFDVASDDSSCLNREQVAAGDAVQSTRDQPSGNGVVEKAVENENNNNLASRSKQEVRELRCKLESELEIIRNVLKRIEAKQGELSESSNFHGSANEGMNKVAGDKQIHPEVAGDKQIHPELSAIGVPREPSRPLNQLSISVLENSQGVSDYVEKEKRTPKANQFYRNSEFILGKDKLPPAESNKKAKTNIKKLGGGETVHGFGPGSKFFKSCSSLLDKLIKHKYGWVFDAPVDVQSLGLHDYYTIIKHPMDLGTVKSKLNKNWYKSPKEFAEDVRLTFHNAMTYNPKGQDVHVMAEQLLTIFEDRWIIIESDYNREMRFGLDYGASLSTPTSRKSRLPPPPPLDMRRILERSESTTYRLDSKSKPLSSTPSARTPAPKKPKAKDPHKRDMTYEEKQKLSNNLQNLPSEKLDAILQIIKKRNSDIFQDDEEIEVDIDSVDAETLWELDRFVTNYKKSLSKNKRKAELALQARADDEHNIAQKGDAVMDVPKETKADDNIVSSSVPVQGQGNSRSRSSSSSSSSSGSGSSSSDSDSESSSASGSDNGS